A section of the Sebastes fasciatus isolate fSebFas1 chromosome 5, fSebFas1.pri, whole genome shotgun sequence genome encodes:
- the slain2 gene encoding SLAIN motif-containing protein 2 isoform X3, producing MEDINSNINADLEVRKLQDLVKKLEQQNEQLRSRSTMLSSSGGMMSGHHRPLSDGYDPSSLLTAGFGGVGFGGMLENSRCLSSSLSPRLSYDGISFRRAYEYEGASSSPSSSSAAAAAANVSGMNSLYSDSIGAFTDEGETSILDEVEILDLEDMDCLNEDEDSWLYEAKLDSPLQKALSPIVWCRQALDNPSPEMESAKRSLIHRLDLTMSANKRRSLYGSPYNQQSYGSPYSTNAANSPYSSGFNSPSSTPSKVPIVRQQLMPGNAAHQRNAAAERNPPAVSPQSSVDSELSTSEMDEDSVGSSNTYKLNDVTDVQILARMQEESLRQDYAATASRRSSGSSCHSLRRSTFSDQELDAHSLEDEEEAVHPAFHLPSSRFSPSPRNSPRASPRNSPRSRSPARSIDYSHSRGSPQPIISRLQQPRHSLQGHGHDMQTNVVKNEEKLRRSLPNLTRSSAATAQVPESVKNSRSCESNLQVPNGGSPRHQSNQSATEAQLPRYSTPSRSSPKPKQHLQRPTALRVPSPSKLRTPVTPSPLALRQPVKATSNPGSATSTPTRSLAPPRSGLPRPSAAAAGGGGGGGGGGGGGGIPLPRSKLAQPVRRSLPAPRTYGGDNWREGCY from the exons ATGGAGGACATCAACTCCAACATCAACGCGGACCTGGAGGTGCGGAAGCTGCAGGACTTGGTGAAGAAGCTGGAACAACAGAACGAGCAGCTCAGGAGTCGGTCCACGATGTTGTCCTCGTCTGGAGGGATGATGTCAGGCCACCACAGACCGCTCAGCGACGGATACGACCCGTCCTCGCTGCTGACAGCCGGCTTCGGCGGGGTGGGGTTCGGCGGGATGCTGGAGAACAGCCGCTGTCTGAGCTCCAGTCTGAGCCCCAGACTCTCCTACGACGGCATCAGCTTCAGGAGGGCGTACGAGTACGAGGGGGCTTCTTCATCACCATCGtcatcatctgctgctgctgctgctgccaatGTGTCCGGCATGAACTCACTTTACTCAGACAGCATCGGGGCTTTCACAGACGAAGGAGAGACAAGCATCCTGGATGAGGTGGAGATCTTAGACCTGGAGGACATGGACTGTCTAAACGAGGACGAGGACAGCTG GTTATATGAGGCGAAACTGGACAGTCCGCTGCAGAAAGCCTTGAGTCCTATTGTGTGGTGCCGCCAAGCTCTTGACAACCCCAGTCCTGAGATGGAGTCAGCCAAGCGCTCCCTCATCCACAGACTGGACCTCACCATGTCAG CCAACAAACGCCGGAGCCTGTATGGAAGCCCCTACAACCAGCAGAGTTATGGAAGCCCGTATAGCACAAACGCAGCCAACAGCCCGTACAGCAGCGGCTTCAActccccctcctccacccccaGCAAAGTGCCCATCGTCAGGCAGCAACTGATGCCCGGGAATGCAG CACACCAACGaaatgcagcagcagagaggaatcCTCCGGCGGTGAGCCCGCAGTCATCGGTGGACAGCGAGCTGAGCACCTCAGAAATGGACGAGGACTCGGTGGGCTCCTCAAACACCTATAAACTCAACGATGTCACTGACGTCCAGATACTGGCACGCATGCAGGAAGAGA GTTTGAGACAAGATTACGCCGCGACAGCATCCAGACGGAGCTCAGGTTCGTCCTGCCACTCGCTGCGGCGCAGCACCTTCAGCGACCAGGAGCTGGATGCACACAGTctggaggacgaagaggaggcgGTGCACCCGGCCTTCCACCTGCCCTCCAGCCGCTTCAGCCCCTCCCCTCGTAACTCTCCCCGCGCCTCCCCCAGGAACTCGCCCCGCTCTCGCTCCCCTGCCCGCTCCATTGACTACAGCCACAGCCGCGGCTCGCCTCAGCCCATCATCAGCCGCCTGCAGCAGCCTCGCCACTCACTGCAGGGCCACGGGCACGACATGCAGACCAATGTGGTGAAGAACGAAG AAAAGCTGCGTCGTAGTCTTCCCAACCTCACGCGCTCCTCGGCGGCGACGGCCCAGGTTCCAGAGTCCGTAAAGAACAGCCGCAGCTGCGAGTCCAACCTGCAAGTGCCAAACGGAGGCTCTCCTCGACACCAGTCGAACCAGTCTGCTA CAGAAGCTCAACTCCCGAGATACTCGACCCCTTCTCGCTCCTCCCCGAAACCCAAACAACACCTCCAGAGGCCAACTGCCCTGCGAG TCCCCTCTCCCAGTAAGCTGCGGACTCCAGTCACCCCGTCCCCGCTGGCCTTGAGGCAACCGGTAAAGGCCACATCCAACCCTGGTTCTGCCACCTCCACGCCAACCCGCTCCCTGGCTCCTCCTCGCAGCGGCCTGCCCCGtcccagtgctgctgctgcaggaggaggaggaggaggaggaggaggaggagggggaggggggatcCCTCTGCCTCGCAGCAAACTGGCCCAACCTGTGCGCAG aTCTCTTCCTGCTCCTCGGACCTACGGCGGTGACAACTGGAGGGAAGGTTGTTACTGA
- the slain2 gene encoding SLAIN motif-containing protein 2 isoform X6, with translation MEDINSNINADLEVRKLQDLVKKLEQQNEQLRSRSTMLSSSGGMMSGHHRPLSDGYDPSSLLTAGFGGVGFGGMLENSRCLSSSLSPRLSYDGISFRRAYEYEGASSSPSSSSAAAAAANVSGMNSLYSDSIGAFTDEGETSILDEVEILDLEDMDCLNEDEDSWLYEAKLDSPLQKALSPIVWCRQALDNPSPEMESAKRSLIHRLDLTMSANKRRSLYGSPYNQQSYGSPYSTNAANSPYSSGFNSPSSTPSKVPIVRQQLMPGNAAHQRNAAAERNPPAVSPQSSVDSELSTSEMDEDSVGSSNTYKLNDVTDVQILARMQEESLRQDYAATASRRSSGSSCHSLRRSTFSDQELDAHSLEDEEEAVHPAFHLPSSRFSPSPRNSPRASPRNSPRSRSPARSIDYSHSRGSPQPIISRLQQPRHSLQGHGHDMQTNVVKNEEKLRRSLPNLTRSSAATAQVPESVKNSRSCESNLQVPNGGSPRHQSNQSAIPSPSKLRTPVTPSPLALRQPVKATSNPGSATSTPTRSLAPPRSGLPRPSAAAAGGGGGGGGGGGGGGIPLPRSKLAQPVRRSLPAPRTYGGDNWREGCY, from the exons ATGGAGGACATCAACTCCAACATCAACGCGGACCTGGAGGTGCGGAAGCTGCAGGACTTGGTGAAGAAGCTGGAACAACAGAACGAGCAGCTCAGGAGTCGGTCCACGATGTTGTCCTCGTCTGGAGGGATGATGTCAGGCCACCACAGACCGCTCAGCGACGGATACGACCCGTCCTCGCTGCTGACAGCCGGCTTCGGCGGGGTGGGGTTCGGCGGGATGCTGGAGAACAGCCGCTGTCTGAGCTCCAGTCTGAGCCCCAGACTCTCCTACGACGGCATCAGCTTCAGGAGGGCGTACGAGTACGAGGGGGCTTCTTCATCACCATCGtcatcatctgctgctgctgctgctgccaatGTGTCCGGCATGAACTCACTTTACTCAGACAGCATCGGGGCTTTCACAGACGAAGGAGAGACAAGCATCCTGGATGAGGTGGAGATCTTAGACCTGGAGGACATGGACTGTCTAAACGAGGACGAGGACAGCTG GTTATATGAGGCGAAACTGGACAGTCCGCTGCAGAAAGCCTTGAGTCCTATTGTGTGGTGCCGCCAAGCTCTTGACAACCCCAGTCCTGAGATGGAGTCAGCCAAGCGCTCCCTCATCCACAGACTGGACCTCACCATGTCAG CCAACAAACGCCGGAGCCTGTATGGAAGCCCCTACAACCAGCAGAGTTATGGAAGCCCGTATAGCACAAACGCAGCCAACAGCCCGTACAGCAGCGGCTTCAActccccctcctccacccccaGCAAAGTGCCCATCGTCAGGCAGCAACTGATGCCCGGGAATGCAG CACACCAACGaaatgcagcagcagagaggaatcCTCCGGCGGTGAGCCCGCAGTCATCGGTGGACAGCGAGCTGAGCACCTCAGAAATGGACGAGGACTCGGTGGGCTCCTCAAACACCTATAAACTCAACGATGTCACTGACGTCCAGATACTGGCACGCATGCAGGAAGAGA GTTTGAGACAAGATTACGCCGCGACAGCATCCAGACGGAGCTCAGGTTCGTCCTGCCACTCGCTGCGGCGCAGCACCTTCAGCGACCAGGAGCTGGATGCACACAGTctggaggacgaagaggaggcgGTGCACCCGGCCTTCCACCTGCCCTCCAGCCGCTTCAGCCCCTCCCCTCGTAACTCTCCCCGCGCCTCCCCCAGGAACTCGCCCCGCTCTCGCTCCCCTGCCCGCTCCATTGACTACAGCCACAGCCGCGGCTCGCCTCAGCCCATCATCAGCCGCCTGCAGCAGCCTCGCCACTCACTGCAGGGCCACGGGCACGACATGCAGACCAATGTGGTGAAGAACGAAG AAAAGCTGCGTCGTAGTCTTCCCAACCTCACGCGCTCCTCGGCGGCGACGGCCCAGGTTCCAGAGTCCGTAAAGAACAGCCGCAGCTGCGAGTCCAACCTGCAAGTGCCAAACGGAGGCTCTCCTCGACACCAGTCGAACCAGTCTGCTA TCCCCTCTCCCAGTAAGCTGCGGACTCCAGTCACCCCGTCCCCGCTGGCCTTGAGGCAACCGGTAAAGGCCACATCCAACCCTGGTTCTGCCACCTCCACGCCAACCCGCTCCCTGGCTCCTCCTCGCAGCGGCCTGCCCCGtcccagtgctgctgctgcaggaggaggaggaggaggaggaggaggaggagggggaggggggatcCCTCTGCCTCGCAGCAAACTGGCCCAACCTGTGCGCAG aTCTCTTCCTGCTCCTCGGACCTACGGCGGTGACAACTGGAGGGAAGGTTGTTACTGA
- the slain2 gene encoding SLAIN motif-containing protein 2 isoform X4, which translates to MEDINSNINADLEVRKLQDLVKKLEQQNEQLRSRSTMLSSSGGMMSGHHRPLSDGYDPSSLLTAGFGGVGFGGMLENSRCLSSSLSPRLSYDGISFRRAYEYEGASSSPSSSSAAAAAANVSGMNSLYSDSIGAFTDEGETSILDEVEILDLEDMDCLNEDEDSWLYEAKLDSPLQKALSPIVWCRQALDNPSPEMESAKRSLIHRLDLTMSANKRRSLYGSPYNQQSYGSPYSTNAANSPYSSGFNSPSSTPSKVPIVRQQLMPGNAAHQRNAAAERNPPAVSPQSSVDSELSTSEMDEDSVGSSNTYKLNDVTDVQILARMQEESLRQDYAATASRRSSGSSCHSLRRSTFSDQELDAHSLEDEEEAVHPAFHLPSSRFSPSPRNSPRASPRNSPRSRSPARSIDYSHSRGSPQPIISRLQQPRHSLQGHGHDMQTNVVKNEEKLRRSLPNLTRSSAATAQVPESVKNSRSCESNLQVPNGGSPRHQSNQSAKAQLPRYSTPSRSSPKPKQHLQRPTALRVPSPSKLRTPVTPSPLALRQPVKATSNPGSATSTPTRSLAPPRSGLPRPSAAAAGGGGGGGGGGGGGGIPLPRSKLAQPVRRSLPAPRTYGGDNWREGCY; encoded by the exons ATGGAGGACATCAACTCCAACATCAACGCGGACCTGGAGGTGCGGAAGCTGCAGGACTTGGTGAAGAAGCTGGAACAACAGAACGAGCAGCTCAGGAGTCGGTCCACGATGTTGTCCTCGTCTGGAGGGATGATGTCAGGCCACCACAGACCGCTCAGCGACGGATACGACCCGTCCTCGCTGCTGACAGCCGGCTTCGGCGGGGTGGGGTTCGGCGGGATGCTGGAGAACAGCCGCTGTCTGAGCTCCAGTCTGAGCCCCAGACTCTCCTACGACGGCATCAGCTTCAGGAGGGCGTACGAGTACGAGGGGGCTTCTTCATCACCATCGtcatcatctgctgctgctgctgctgccaatGTGTCCGGCATGAACTCACTTTACTCAGACAGCATCGGGGCTTTCACAGACGAAGGAGAGACAAGCATCCTGGATGAGGTGGAGATCTTAGACCTGGAGGACATGGACTGTCTAAACGAGGACGAGGACAGCTG GTTATATGAGGCGAAACTGGACAGTCCGCTGCAGAAAGCCTTGAGTCCTATTGTGTGGTGCCGCCAAGCTCTTGACAACCCCAGTCCTGAGATGGAGTCAGCCAAGCGCTCCCTCATCCACAGACTGGACCTCACCATGTCAG CCAACAAACGCCGGAGCCTGTATGGAAGCCCCTACAACCAGCAGAGTTATGGAAGCCCGTATAGCACAAACGCAGCCAACAGCCCGTACAGCAGCGGCTTCAActccccctcctccacccccaGCAAAGTGCCCATCGTCAGGCAGCAACTGATGCCCGGGAATGCAG CACACCAACGaaatgcagcagcagagaggaatcCTCCGGCGGTGAGCCCGCAGTCATCGGTGGACAGCGAGCTGAGCACCTCAGAAATGGACGAGGACTCGGTGGGCTCCTCAAACACCTATAAACTCAACGATGTCACTGACGTCCAGATACTGGCACGCATGCAGGAAGAGA GTTTGAGACAAGATTACGCCGCGACAGCATCCAGACGGAGCTCAGGTTCGTCCTGCCACTCGCTGCGGCGCAGCACCTTCAGCGACCAGGAGCTGGATGCACACAGTctggaggacgaagaggaggcgGTGCACCCGGCCTTCCACCTGCCCTCCAGCCGCTTCAGCCCCTCCCCTCGTAACTCTCCCCGCGCCTCCCCCAGGAACTCGCCCCGCTCTCGCTCCCCTGCCCGCTCCATTGACTACAGCCACAGCCGCGGCTCGCCTCAGCCCATCATCAGCCGCCTGCAGCAGCCTCGCCACTCACTGCAGGGCCACGGGCACGACATGCAGACCAATGTGGTGAAGAACGAAG AAAAGCTGCGTCGTAGTCTTCCCAACCTCACGCGCTCCTCGGCGGCGACGGCCCAGGTTCCAGAGTCCGTAAAGAACAGCCGCAGCTGCGAGTCCAACCTGCAAGTGCCAAACGGAGGCTCTCCTCGACACCAGTCGAACCAGTCTGCTA AAGCTCAACTCCCGAGATACTCGACCCCTTCTCGCTCCTCCCCGAAACCCAAACAACACCTCCAGAGGCCAACTGCCCTGCGAG TCCCCTCTCCCAGTAAGCTGCGGACTCCAGTCACCCCGTCCCCGCTGGCCTTGAGGCAACCGGTAAAGGCCACATCCAACCCTGGTTCTGCCACCTCCACGCCAACCCGCTCCCTGGCTCCTCCTCGCAGCGGCCTGCCCCGtcccagtgctgctgctgcaggaggaggaggaggaggaggaggaggaggagggggaggggggatcCCTCTGCCTCGCAGCAAACTGGCCCAACCTGTGCGCAG aTCTCTTCCTGCTCCTCGGACCTACGGCGGTGACAACTGGAGGGAAGGTTGTTACTGA
- the slain2 gene encoding SLAIN motif-containing protein 2 isoform X5: MEDINSNINADLEVRKLQDLVKKLEQQNEQLRSRSTMLSSSGGMMSGHHRPLSDGYDPSSLLTAGFGGVGFGGMLENSRCLSSSLSPRLSYDGISFRRAYEYEGASSSPSSSSAAAAAANVSGMNSLYSDSIGAFTDEGETSILDEVEILDLEDMDCLNEDEDSWLYEAKLDSPLQKALSPIVWCRQALDNPSPEMESAKRSLIHRLDLTMSANKRRSLYGSPYNQQSYGSPYSTNAANSPYSSGFNSPSSTPSKVPIVRQQLMPGNAAHQRNAAAERNPPAVSPQSSVDSELSTSEMDEDSVGSSNTYKLNDVTDVQILARMQEESLRQDYAATASRRSSGSSCHSLRRSTFSDQELDAHSLEDEEEAVHPAFHLPSSRFSPSPRNSPRASPRNSPRSRSPARSIDYSHSRGSPQPIISRLQQPRHSLQGHGHDMQTNVVKNEEKLRRSLPNLTRSSAATAQVPESVKNSRSCESNLQVPNGGSPRHQSNQSAIPLSCCFGEEGDFIPSPSKLRTPVTPSPLALRQPVKATSNPGSATSTPTRSLAPPRSGLPRPSAAAAGGGGGGGGGGGGGGIPLPRSKLAQPVRRSLPAPRTYGGDNWREGCY, translated from the exons ATGGAGGACATCAACTCCAACATCAACGCGGACCTGGAGGTGCGGAAGCTGCAGGACTTGGTGAAGAAGCTGGAACAACAGAACGAGCAGCTCAGGAGTCGGTCCACGATGTTGTCCTCGTCTGGAGGGATGATGTCAGGCCACCACAGACCGCTCAGCGACGGATACGACCCGTCCTCGCTGCTGACAGCCGGCTTCGGCGGGGTGGGGTTCGGCGGGATGCTGGAGAACAGCCGCTGTCTGAGCTCCAGTCTGAGCCCCAGACTCTCCTACGACGGCATCAGCTTCAGGAGGGCGTACGAGTACGAGGGGGCTTCTTCATCACCATCGtcatcatctgctgctgctgctgctgccaatGTGTCCGGCATGAACTCACTTTACTCAGACAGCATCGGGGCTTTCACAGACGAAGGAGAGACAAGCATCCTGGATGAGGTGGAGATCTTAGACCTGGAGGACATGGACTGTCTAAACGAGGACGAGGACAGCTG GTTATATGAGGCGAAACTGGACAGTCCGCTGCAGAAAGCCTTGAGTCCTATTGTGTGGTGCCGCCAAGCTCTTGACAACCCCAGTCCTGAGATGGAGTCAGCCAAGCGCTCCCTCATCCACAGACTGGACCTCACCATGTCAG CCAACAAACGCCGGAGCCTGTATGGAAGCCCCTACAACCAGCAGAGTTATGGAAGCCCGTATAGCACAAACGCAGCCAACAGCCCGTACAGCAGCGGCTTCAActccccctcctccacccccaGCAAAGTGCCCATCGTCAGGCAGCAACTGATGCCCGGGAATGCAG CACACCAACGaaatgcagcagcagagaggaatcCTCCGGCGGTGAGCCCGCAGTCATCGGTGGACAGCGAGCTGAGCACCTCAGAAATGGACGAGGACTCGGTGGGCTCCTCAAACACCTATAAACTCAACGATGTCACTGACGTCCAGATACTGGCACGCATGCAGGAAGAGA GTTTGAGACAAGATTACGCCGCGACAGCATCCAGACGGAGCTCAGGTTCGTCCTGCCACTCGCTGCGGCGCAGCACCTTCAGCGACCAGGAGCTGGATGCACACAGTctggaggacgaagaggaggcgGTGCACCCGGCCTTCCACCTGCCCTCCAGCCGCTTCAGCCCCTCCCCTCGTAACTCTCCCCGCGCCTCCCCCAGGAACTCGCCCCGCTCTCGCTCCCCTGCCCGCTCCATTGACTACAGCCACAGCCGCGGCTCGCCTCAGCCCATCATCAGCCGCCTGCAGCAGCCTCGCCACTCACTGCAGGGCCACGGGCACGACATGCAGACCAATGTGGTGAAGAACGAAG AAAAGCTGCGTCGTAGTCTTCCCAACCTCACGCGCTCCTCGGCGGCGACGGCCCAGGTTCCAGAGTCCGTAAAGAACAGCCGCAGCTGCGAGTCCAACCTGCAAGTGCCAAACGGAGGCTCTCCTCGACACCAGTCGAACCAGTCTGCTA TCCCACTCTCCTGTTGCTTTGGAGAAGAAGGTGATTTCA TCCCCTCTCCCAGTAAGCTGCGGACTCCAGTCACCCCGTCCCCGCTGGCCTTGAGGCAACCGGTAAAGGCCACATCCAACCCTGGTTCTGCCACCTCCACGCCAACCCGCTCCCTGGCTCCTCCTCGCAGCGGCCTGCCCCGtcccagtgctgctgctgcaggaggaggaggaggaggaggaggaggaggagggggaggggggatcCCTCTGCCTCGCAGCAAACTGGCCCAACCTGTGCGCAG aTCTCTTCCTGCTCCTCGGACCTACGGCGGTGACAACTGGAGGGAAGGTTGTTACTGA
- the slain2 gene encoding SLAIN motif-containing protein 2 isoform X2, producing the protein MEDINSNINADLEVRKLQDLVKKLEQQNEQLRSRSTMLSSSGGMMSGHHRPLSDGYDPSSLLTAGFGGVGFGGMLENSRCLSSSLSPRLSYDGISFRRAYEYEGASSSPSSSSAAAAAANVSGMNSLYSDSIGAFTDEGETSILDEVEILDLEDMDCLNEDEDSWLYEAKLDSPLQKALSPIVWCRQALDNPSPEMESAKRSLIHRLDLTMSANKRRSLYGSPYNQQSYGSPYSTNAANSPYSSGFNSPSSTPSKVPIVRQQLMPGNAAHQRNAAAERNPPAVSPQSSVDSELSTSEMDEDSVGSSNTYKLNDVTDVQILARMQEESLRQDYAATASRRSSGSSCHSLRRSTFSDQELDAHSLEDEEEAVHPAFHLPSSRFSPSPRNSPRASPRNSPRSRSPARSIDYSHSRGSPQPIISRLQQPRHSLQGHGHDMQTNVVKNEEKLRRSLPNLTRSSAATAQVPESVKNSRSCESNLQVPNGGSPRHQSNQSAKAQLPRYSTPSRSSPKPKQHLQRPTALRVPLSCCFGEEGDFIPSPSKLRTPVTPSPLALRQPVKATSNPGSATSTPTRSLAPPRSGLPRPSAAAAGGGGGGGGGGGGGGIPLPRSKLAQPVRRSLPAPRTYGGDNWREGCY; encoded by the exons ATGGAGGACATCAACTCCAACATCAACGCGGACCTGGAGGTGCGGAAGCTGCAGGACTTGGTGAAGAAGCTGGAACAACAGAACGAGCAGCTCAGGAGTCGGTCCACGATGTTGTCCTCGTCTGGAGGGATGATGTCAGGCCACCACAGACCGCTCAGCGACGGATACGACCCGTCCTCGCTGCTGACAGCCGGCTTCGGCGGGGTGGGGTTCGGCGGGATGCTGGAGAACAGCCGCTGTCTGAGCTCCAGTCTGAGCCCCAGACTCTCCTACGACGGCATCAGCTTCAGGAGGGCGTACGAGTACGAGGGGGCTTCTTCATCACCATCGtcatcatctgctgctgctgctgctgccaatGTGTCCGGCATGAACTCACTTTACTCAGACAGCATCGGGGCTTTCACAGACGAAGGAGAGACAAGCATCCTGGATGAGGTGGAGATCTTAGACCTGGAGGACATGGACTGTCTAAACGAGGACGAGGACAGCTG GTTATATGAGGCGAAACTGGACAGTCCGCTGCAGAAAGCCTTGAGTCCTATTGTGTGGTGCCGCCAAGCTCTTGACAACCCCAGTCCTGAGATGGAGTCAGCCAAGCGCTCCCTCATCCACAGACTGGACCTCACCATGTCAG CCAACAAACGCCGGAGCCTGTATGGAAGCCCCTACAACCAGCAGAGTTATGGAAGCCCGTATAGCACAAACGCAGCCAACAGCCCGTACAGCAGCGGCTTCAActccccctcctccacccccaGCAAAGTGCCCATCGTCAGGCAGCAACTGATGCCCGGGAATGCAG CACACCAACGaaatgcagcagcagagaggaatcCTCCGGCGGTGAGCCCGCAGTCATCGGTGGACAGCGAGCTGAGCACCTCAGAAATGGACGAGGACTCGGTGGGCTCCTCAAACACCTATAAACTCAACGATGTCACTGACGTCCAGATACTGGCACGCATGCAGGAAGAGA GTTTGAGACAAGATTACGCCGCGACAGCATCCAGACGGAGCTCAGGTTCGTCCTGCCACTCGCTGCGGCGCAGCACCTTCAGCGACCAGGAGCTGGATGCACACAGTctggaggacgaagaggaggcgGTGCACCCGGCCTTCCACCTGCCCTCCAGCCGCTTCAGCCCCTCCCCTCGTAACTCTCCCCGCGCCTCCCCCAGGAACTCGCCCCGCTCTCGCTCCCCTGCCCGCTCCATTGACTACAGCCACAGCCGCGGCTCGCCTCAGCCCATCATCAGCCGCCTGCAGCAGCCTCGCCACTCACTGCAGGGCCACGGGCACGACATGCAGACCAATGTGGTGAAGAACGAAG AAAAGCTGCGTCGTAGTCTTCCCAACCTCACGCGCTCCTCGGCGGCGACGGCCCAGGTTCCAGAGTCCGTAAAGAACAGCCGCAGCTGCGAGTCCAACCTGCAAGTGCCAAACGGAGGCTCTCCTCGACACCAGTCGAACCAGTCTGCTA AAGCTCAACTCCCGAGATACTCGACCCCTTCTCGCTCCTCCCCGAAACCCAAACAACACCTCCAGAGGCCAACTGCCCTGCGAG TCCCACTCTCCTGTTGCTTTGGAGAAGAAGGTGATTTCA TCCCCTCTCCCAGTAAGCTGCGGACTCCAGTCACCCCGTCCCCGCTGGCCTTGAGGCAACCGGTAAAGGCCACATCCAACCCTGGTTCTGCCACCTCCACGCCAACCCGCTCCCTGGCTCCTCCTCGCAGCGGCCTGCCCCGtcccagtgctgctgctgcaggaggaggaggaggaggaggaggaggaggagggggaggggggatcCCTCTGCCTCGCAGCAAACTGGCCCAACCTGTGCGCAG aTCTCTTCCTGCTCCTCGGACCTACGGCGGTGACAACTGGAGGGAAGGTTGTTACTGA